The genomic window GGTAACCCGGACTGGTGTCCCCAACAGGTCTTGGCGCAGCCCATCATTGATCGCACGTTCCGCGGCCTTTGTTCCGCAATAGACTGAGCCGCCAGGATAGGTCATTTCTCCAGCCGTAGAGCCAAGGTTGACAATGTGGCCGCGCCCCCTTGCCACCATCCCGGGGACGACTGCGCGGGTCACATAAAGCATTCCCTTGACATTGGTGTCAATCATTTCCTCCCAGTCCTCGACTTTCGCCTCATAGACCTTGTCCAGGCCGCGGCTGAGTCCGGCATTGTTGATCAACACATCTATAGGCTGCCATTCTTCGGGCAGGCTTCGGATCTGCTGTTCAACCTGTTCCCGGTTGCGAACATCCAGGGCGAGCGTGTAGATAGCATCGGCCCCTGCTTCCAGCAACTCGGGTTTCATATTCTCTAGTCTTTCCAGGCGACGCGCCGCCAGGAGCAGGCGGGCACCCTCCCTGGCAAAAGCCCGGGCTGTAGCCTGACCAATTCCTGCGCTGGCTCCGGTAATGAAAACAATTTTTCCTTTCAGATTTCCCATGCTGTCATCGTATCGGATGGATGGTCCCCATGGTGCAGCCAGGCTTCACTCGCCGCCTTTTGAAGCCCCTCCAGAGACTTGCATTCCATGGGCCGCTCAGCGGAGTGGTGAAGGATGGTCCTGACGGCTTGTTTCCGGAACAAGAAAGGAGAGGGCCATTGCGGCAGCCAGAGCAAGCACGGCAAATGCCCAAAACGTGGCTTTAAATCCAAGGTGCTGTACTATAATTCCGGAGACAACCGGCCCCACCACGCCGCCTACCGCCTGGGCTGTGGCAAATAATCCGAGCAGACTGTTAAATTTGCCTTTGCCTGCG from Pseudacidobacterium ailaaui includes these protein-coding regions:
- a CDS encoding SDR family NAD(P)-dependent oxidoreductase — its product is MGNLKGKIVFITGASAGIGQATARAFAREGARLLLAARRLERLENMKPELLEAGADAIYTLALDVRNREQVEQQIRSLPEEWQPIDVLINNAGLSRGLDKVYEAKVEDWEEMIDTNVKGMLYVTRAVVPGMVARGRGHIVNLGSTAGEMTYPGGSVYCGTKAAERAINDGLRQDLLGTPVRVTSIDPGMVETEFSEVRFHGDKERAAKVYQGLTPLTPADVADAIVWAVSRPAHVNIARVLMTSIDQANSLLFHRKA